Proteins encoded together in one Planctomyces sp. SH-PL14 window:
- a CDS encoding ribosomal protein L7/L12, producing the protein MAGEPLSSELLGRLSDAIFQGRKIDAIKIHREATGMGLRESKEEVEAIAVRLRQSHPEKFALSRPDGGSGCLGAVVLFISAAACVTVTVHLLAG; encoded by the coding sequence ATGGCTGGCGAACCGCTCTCTTCCGAACTCCTCGGCCGATTGTCGGATGCGATCTTCCAGGGCCGGAAGATCGACGCGATCAAGATTCACCGGGAGGCGACCGGGATGGGGCTCCGGGAGTCCAAAGAGGAGGTCGAGGCGATCGCGGTTCGCCTCCGGCAGTCGCATCCCGAGAAGTTCGCGCTCTCCCGCCCCGATGGCGGATCCGGATGCCTGGGTGCGGTCGTCCTGTTCATCAGCGCGGCTGCATGCGTCACCGTGACCGTGCACCTGCTGGCCGGATGA
- a CDS encoding DUF2156 domain-containing protein, giving the protein MAEITVASAAAPVLRNVVAEVHQPLSTDAAPARYFPARHEMTRDWLQRAEDLVFRFGEAYDSYLILERDREFYFGSEGRGVVSFERWRNNIYVVGGLVAAPEERRGLLEEFIQFSRERKWNIHFLNIMAGDVPLFREFGFEVSKTGEEPLVDLRTATWAGKDFAWVRQQENSCLRSGVTYREVCVDLLTPDQHAGIERELAEISTEHLNDTVYGRELGLMVGKLDLREMFRKRLFIAEKEGRIEGFVVSTPSHNGRVWSVETYRRRKDSARGVVTFLIVQMSRQMRAEGVQYLSLCQCPALRCGGESASESALVRNSMNIWWTTANWFYDSRRLYHFKSRFRPMYRECFIAALPGCRFIPMFMFGLKWGVILPDFLRLPRHMFRRGLKWFHPEKLADPNTEKYVRIESLSLTEADDETEMTSRPHRPK; this is encoded by the coding sequence ATGGCCGAAATCACTGTCGCTTCCGCCGCCGCTCCCGTTCTCCGAAACGTGGTCGCGGAGGTTCACCAGCCTCTCTCCACTGATGCCGCGCCGGCGCGATACTTTCCGGCGCGACACGAGATGACGCGCGACTGGCTCCAGCGGGCCGAGGATCTCGTCTTCCGGTTCGGCGAGGCGTACGACTCCTACCTCATTCTCGAGCGCGACCGCGAGTTCTACTTCGGCTCCGAGGGCCGGGGGGTCGTCAGCTTCGAGCGGTGGCGGAACAACATCTACGTCGTCGGCGGGCTCGTGGCGGCCCCCGAGGAGCGGCGGGGACTCCTGGAGGAGTTCATCCAGTTCAGCCGCGAGCGGAAATGGAACATCCATTTCCTGAACATCATGGCGGGAGACGTCCCGCTGTTCCGCGAGTTCGGATTTGAAGTCAGCAAGACAGGCGAGGAGCCGCTCGTCGACCTGCGGACCGCCACCTGGGCGGGAAAAGACTTTGCCTGGGTCCGGCAGCAGGAGAATTCCTGCCTCCGCAGCGGCGTGACGTACCGGGAAGTCTGCGTCGATCTCCTGACACCGGATCAGCACGCCGGCATCGAGCGGGAACTGGCGGAGATTTCGACGGAACACCTGAACGACACCGTCTACGGCCGCGAGCTGGGGCTGATGGTCGGCAAGCTCGACCTGCGGGAGATGTTCCGCAAACGGCTGTTCATCGCCGAAAAGGAAGGCCGGATCGAGGGTTTCGTCGTCTCGACCCCCTCGCACAACGGCCGCGTCTGGAGCGTCGAGACCTACCGCCGCCGGAAGGACTCCGCCCGCGGCGTCGTGACGTTCCTGATCGTCCAGATGTCGCGTCAGATGCGGGCCGAGGGAGTCCAGTACCTCTCGCTCTGCCAGTGTCCGGCCCTGCGGTGCGGTGGGGAATCGGCCTCGGAGAGCGCCCTCGTCCGCAACAGCATGAACATCTGGTGGACGACCGCCAACTGGTTCTACGACTCCCGCCGGCTGTACCACTTCAAGAGCCGTTTCCGCCCGATGTACCGGGAGTGCTTCATCGCCGCCCTGCCGGGCTGCCGCTTCATCCCGATGTTCATGTTCGGGCTCAAGTGGGGAGTCATTCTGCCCGACTTCCTCCGCCTGCCGCGGCACATGTTCCGCCGCGGCCTCAAGTGGTTCCACCCCGAGAAGCTGGCCGATCCGAACACCGAGAAGTACGTCCGGATCGAATCGCTCTCGCTGACGGAAGCGGACGACGAGACGGAAATGACGTCTCGGCCTCATCGGCCCAAGTAG